The sequence below is a genomic window from SAR324 cluster bacterium.
GAGGCACCCGCACCGCTGTCATCAGAAGAAATCATCGATTATCTAACTGTGGCAATTGCGAATGATAAAAGCTTCAAGTTAGTTGATCGTGAAAATCTGCAATTGATCTACAACGAACAGAAGCTTAATCAAGAGATCTACATTGATGAAAACCAGGCACGTCGACTGGGAGAACTCTATGGAGTTGATGCCTTTTTATATGGGAATATTTCCAGGCGTGTGGACGGTGAATTCGTTGCTTCCATGAAAATGATGAATATCTTCAGTGGAGTGATCACCTGGGCAGATCTGCTGAAATTTCGTGAAAACGATGAAGGAAGTGTCACCATTTCCAACCCATTTTCGAGAAAGATCCAGGAGAGATTGGAGCGCAATAAGGGAAATGGGATGATTGCCATTCCAGGGGGAATGTTTTTAATGGGCACGGATGATCCCCTTTACGCCAACTCCAATCGACGTTTGATGCGGGTACGTCCCTTTCAAATTGATCAAACAGAGGTGAGCAATGGTGATTACTTTGCCTTCGTTGAAGCAAACAATCATCGGCGTCCAGTAAGTTGGACACAGGGGATGATGCTTCCAGAAAACGCAGAGCTGCCAGTTGTCGGCATCAGCTGGGAAGATGCGCGAATGTACTGTCGATTTCTAGGCAAGCGTCTTCCAACAGAAGCAGAGTGGGAGAGAGCTGCCCGCGGAACTCAAGGACGAAAATATCCTTGGGGACCAAGTTTCAGTTCAAACTTCTCTGTGACACGTGAAAGCAGAATCGATAGTAGTGTGAATGTGGAGAGTGTAAACAGAGATCAGACTCCTGAAGGAATCCGCCATCTTGCAGGAAACGTAAGAGAGTATGTTTCGGATGCTTATCGGCCAGGTGGACGAGCAGAGAGAATCTCAGACAGCAATAGTATGGAGCGTGTCGTTCGAGGTTCTTCCTGGGCGTTTGGCTCCTTTGAGGCAGCGGGCTTTTATCGAGGGTATACCCGGCCCAATTTAGCATGGCCCGATGTTGGCTTTCGATGTGCCAACGACCTTTAGGAGTTACGGATGTTCAGTTTGATCTTACTGCTGGGTAGTGCGTTTATTTTTGCGAATCCTGACCTCGGGAATTATTCGGCAACTGCTGATTACGGGTATTATGCGATTTCGGATACCATCGAAGGGTCCAAAGGAATTGAGAGCAAAGCTATCAGTGGAGCCTATGGTTTCGGTCTGGGAGTTCATGGAACTTACCTGAATCGTTCCCCATGGAGGCACTCTGTCACGTACAGAGAATACGAAGCGAACAATTATTTTATCCAGACGATGAGTGTTGGTCTGGATTACACGACAACCGTTCCGCAGGCCCCAATACAACTTGCTGTAGGTGCAGAACTAGGTACCGGTATATTTCATCCGCAAAATTATAAGTACCTAAAGCCACGAGAAACAACGGGTGGACAGATTCATACAGAACTGAGCCATTATTTCGTAGTGCAGGAACGTGTCACGTACTTCTTCCTCAAGCCCAGTTTTCGTTTCTATGAATTTGCGGTTTCAGGACAGCAGGGCCATCCCAATCAGGAGATCAATGGGACAGTGCCTGCTTTGTCAGCTGGAGTTGGTCTAGAATTTTAAATTTCTTAATTTTGTAGGACACATGGACGTGACCAGCCCCCTCTCCCCAACTGGGTTCCGTATTCTATCTTGTGCAGAGATTGAAGAACTCTGTGAAGCCATCCACAATCGTGATCCCTGGTTCGAATATTATCTTAGATTTGCTTTGTTGACAGGAATGCGCCGTGGGGAGATCCTTGCTCTGACT
It includes:
- a CDS encoding SUMF1/EgtB/PvdO family nonheme iron enzyme — translated: EAPAPLSSEEIIDYLTVAIANDKSFKLVDRENLQLIYNEQKLNQEIYIDENQARRLGELYGVDAFLYGNISRRVDGEFVASMKMMNIFSGVITWADLLKFRENDEGSVTISNPFSRKIQERLERNKGNGMIAIPGGMFLMGTDDPLYANSNRRLMRVRPFQIDQTEVSNGDYFAFVEANNHRRPVSWTQGMMLPENAELPVVGISWEDARMYCRFLGKRLPTEAEWERAARGTQGRKYPWGPSFSSNFSVTRESRIDSSVNVESVNRDQTPEGIRHLAGNVREYVSDAYRPGGRAERISDSNSMERVVRGSSWAFGSFEAAGFYRGYTRPNLAWPDVGFRCANDL